One genomic segment of Clostridium saccharoperbutylacetonicum N1-4(HMT) includes these proteins:
- a CDS encoding methyl-accepting chemotaxis protein — MRWLNNLKVGKKLTLLIICSLIGLFAVGITGYYFLLSSSKSIDSMYNERLLSSEWLSESRVHARAITADIYRLMVTTDNAENESLIKDIDNRAEQFNNYMNQYKNLKLDSFETSKIKEIEDKLSKYREGRKVVISLAKENKNQEAYEYYEKNVDIYVQAFMNSLVELGDHNRQIAEEINNADKLNFKIAVGTFLIIVITASILIIVLGVLITKRITKRLNDFVIFIGALSQGDFSLKIKPENLKDKSEFGTVSNALDKMTNNIRELVKQLGDTSKQLVSSSEELTASAEQSADASNLVATAVTTMANGADDQLAFANSTTKVVENISDKINVVSENTKSVSTLTDNAQTSANAGEEAVEKAINQMEIIERKTNETSTIISELEEKSAKIGQIIDTIEGISEQTNLLALNAAIESARAGEAGKGFSVVADEIRKLAEQSQEATKEIAKIINDVQSKTNSAVSVMNESSKEVDTGAMVVNVAGTSFREILQMISAISEQIHQISKSINEISVGTKASVTSVNNIQNISMKIADETQTISAAAEEQLASVEEIASSSKILSQMSEDLGSIITKFKI, encoded by the coding sequence ATGAGATGGCTTAATAATTTAAAGGTAGGTAAGAAATTAACATTACTTATAATATGCTCTTTAATAGGGTTATTTGCAGTAGGTATAACTGGATATTACTTTTTACTATCATCTAGTAAAAGTATTGATTCTATGTATAATGAAAGGTTATTATCCAGTGAATGGCTGAGCGAATCTAGAGTTCATGCAAGAGCTATTACAGCTGATATCTATAGACTTATGGTAACAACGGATAATGCAGAAAATGAGAGTTTAATTAAAGATATTGATAATCGTGCTGAACAATTTAATAATTATATGAATCAGTATAAAAATTTAAAGTTGGATTCATTTGAAACAAGTAAGATAAAGGAAATAGAAGATAAATTATCAAAGTATAGAGAAGGTAGGAAAGTTGTTATTAGTTTAGCTAAAGAAAATAAAAATCAAGAAGCGTATGAGTATTATGAAAAAAATGTTGATATATATGTACAAGCTTTCATGAATAGTTTGGTTGAACTTGGTGATCATAATAGACAAATTGCTGAAGAAATAAATAATGCAGATAAATTAAATTTTAAGATTGCAGTAGGAACGTTTTTAATTATAGTTATCACAGCATCAATTTTGATAATTGTATTAGGAGTACTTATAACAAAACGTATTACTAAGAGATTAAATGATTTTGTAATATTTATAGGTGCTTTATCCCAAGGTGATTTTTCATTAAAGATAAAACCAGAGAATCTTAAAGATAAAAGTGAGTTTGGTACAGTATCCAATGCTTTAGATAAGATGACAAATAATATCAGAGAATTAGTTAAGCAATTAGGAGATACATCAAAACAATTAGTATCATCTTCAGAAGAATTAACTGCAAGTGCTGAACAATCAGCAGATGCATCAAATCTTGTTGCTACTGCTGTAACTACTATGGCGAATGGTGCGGATGATCAACTTGCATTTGCTAATAGTACTACTAAAGTAGTTGAAAATATATCTGATAAAATAAATGTAGTATCTGAAAATACAAAATCAGTTTCAACATTAACGGATAATGCTCAAACTTCTGCAAATGCTGGTGAAGAAGCAGTAGAAAAAGCTATTAATCAAATGGAAATAATAGAGAGAAAGACTAATGAAACGTCAACAATTATTAGTGAGCTTGAAGAAAAGTCAGCGAAGATTGGACAAATTATTGATACAATTGAAGGTATCTCAGAACAAACCAACCTACTTGCGTTAAATGCAGCTATAGAATCTGCAAGAGCAGGGGAAGCGGGGAAAGGTTTCAGCGTAGTAGCAGATGAAATTAGAAAATTAGCAGAACAGTCACAAGAAGCCACTAAAGAAATAGCTAAAATTATTAACGATGTTCAAAGCAAAACTAACAGTGCAGTTTCAGTTATGAATGAAAGCTCAAAAGAGGTTGATACAGGAGCAATGGTTGTAAATGTTGCAGGTACAAGTTTCCGTGAAATACTTCAAATGATAAGTGCAATATCTGAACAAATTCACCAAATATCAAAGTCCATCAATGAAATAAGTGTTGGGACTAAAGCATCAGTTACTTCAGTAAATAATATCCAAAACATAAGTATGAAGATAGCAGATGAAACACAAACAATATCAGCAGCAGCAGAAGAACAATTAGCATCTGTTGAGGAAATAGCTTCATCTAGTAAAATTTTATCTCAAATGTCTGAAGATTTAGGAAGTATTATAACTAAATTTAAAATATAA
- a CDS encoding AAA family ATPase gives MRKKFNVTGTCIPNKHYMVNTSNKMKKIIRLIEDEEYFIINRPRQYGKTTTLYLLEKLLNEDSEYLVISISFEGIGDLIFEEEKRFSKGFLNLIERTLFMGNEEISEFVKNEKNDVETMDDLSHFLTKFILKCNRKVILMIDEVDKSSNNQLFLSFLGMLRNKYLLRNTGKDYTFYSVILAGVHDVKSLKLKIRPEEESKYNSPWNIASDFNVDMSFSEEEIGTMLDDYTENKGVVLDKAYFAERLYFYTSGYPFLVSKLCKIIDEKIMAEEELKWEKDYMELAVKEILKESNTNFDSLIKNIENNNDLKVLVKRIILDGTDITYNQDNLIINMAIMYGIFKNNNGKVNIHNRIYEQRIYNYMSSLIETSTEVGAYNQSAKFIKVNGDLDIEKILVKFQEFLKHEYSEKREEFLEADGRLVFLAFISPVINGTGFAFKEVQGGEEKRFDIVITYNKKMYILELKKWNGEEYHKKGMLQLAEYLEQYSLEEGYLLIFDFRKLKGEAGNVARSTVTFEGKKKEIVEVYC, from the coding sequence ATGAGAAAAAAGTTTAATGTAACGGGAACTTGTATACCTAACAAACATTACATGGTAAATACTTCGAATAAAATGAAAAAAATAATAAGGTTAATTGAAGATGAAGAATATTTTATTATAAATAGACCAAGACAGTACGGAAAGACTACAACATTGTACCTACTTGAAAAACTTTTGAATGAGGATAGTGAATATTTAGTTATATCTATAAGTTTTGAAGGTATTGGAGATTTAATTTTTGAAGAAGAAAAAAGGTTCTCAAAAGGCTTTTTAAATTTGATTGAAAGAACTCTTTTCATGGGTAATGAAGAAATATCAGAATTTGTAAAAAATGAAAAAAATGATGTAGAAACTATGGATGATTTATCGCACTTTTTAACAAAGTTTATATTAAAGTGTAATAGGAAAGTAATTTTAATGATAGATGAAGTTGATAAAAGTAGCAATAATCAATTGTTTTTGAGTTTTTTAGGAATGCTTAGAAATAAGTACTTATTAAGAAACACTGGTAAAGATTATACCTTTTATAGTGTAATACTTGCAGGAGTCCATGATGTGAAAAGTTTAAAACTGAAAATAAGACCAGAGGAAGAAAGTAAATACAATAGTCCATGGAATATAGCTTCTGATTTTAATGTAGATATGAGCTTTTCAGAAGAAGAAATAGGTACAATGCTTGATGATTACACTGAAAATAAAGGTGTAGTTTTAGATAAAGCTTACTTTGCAGAAAGGCTTTATTTTTATACTTCTGGATATCCATTTTTAGTTAGTAAGCTTTGCAAAATTATAGATGAAAAGATAATGGCAGAAGAGGAATTGAAATGGGAAAAAGATTATATGGAGCTGGCAGTTAAAGAAATCTTAAAAGAGAGCAATACTAATTTTGATAGTCTTATTAAGAATATAGAAAATAATAATGATTTAAAAGTATTAGTTAAAAGAATAATTTTAGACGGTACAGATATTACTTATAATCAAGATAATTTAATTATTAATATGGCAATAATGTACGGTATATTCAAAAATAATAATGGAAAAGTTAACATTCATAATAGAATATATGAGCAAAGAATATATAATTATATGAGCTCATTAATAGAAACTTCAACAGAGGTAGGAGCTTATAATCAAAGTGCAAAATTCATAAAAGTAAATGGAGATTTAGATATAGAAAAAATACTTGTAAAGTTTCAGGAATTTTTAAAACATGAGTATTCAGAAAAGCGAGAAGAGTTTCTAGAGGCAGATGGAAGATTGGTTTTTCTAGCGTTTATAAGTCCTGTCATAAATGGAACTGGGTTCGCATTTAAAGAAGTGCAGGGTGGGGAAGAAAAGCGCTTTGATATAGTTATAACTTATAACAAGAAGATGTATATTTTGGAGTTGAAGAAGTGGAATGGAGAAGAATATCATAAAAAGGGTATGCTTCAATTAGCTGAATATCTTGAGCAGTATAGTTTAGAAGAAGGGTATCTCTTAATATTTGATTTCAGAAAACTTAAGGGTGAAGCAGGAAATGTGGCAAGGAGTACTGTGACTTTTGAGGGGAAAAAGAAAGAGATAGTCGAAGTTTATTGTTAA
- a CDS encoding YhgE/Pip domain-containing protein: protein MKKIITNTPLMIIIVGLLLVPALYAWINIIASWDPYGNTKGLLVAAVNNDKGAEIKNMEINVGKEVIDKLKDNQSIGWTFVEQNEAENGVRYGKYYASITIPEDFSSSLLSVAANGEPNRAKLIYSVNEKINAIAPKITKSGLTSLQSEITKSVTEEVSNTILNYMNAYGTELEQIKPQLENFINVVSDIDTNLPQIGESINNAYNGAVNMNNFIKNIQGNIYNITNFLDNAQNVIKASNDFFTKFNSAIKNISPYIKSDLAGIKANVNGAKDNLNSFKNSVDTDAKGAQEALKAADANVENAISVINNDINILQSINDILHSDLLSSFINKMQNIRDQLVQNKLNIDNLIKTLSNGSKNFSDAVASVIQNIDKISQFMDDSIGNFDNTISPQISRLVNNTTDMANNSLGLLESEKNTMPLINNLLKDADIGTALGEEHIKSIKDKFPQIEESIHANTEKLKNLNDDEKFNELATFLQKNTKNVSSFLADPIELVQNRVFPIPNYGSAMAPFYSTLAIWVGGFTLLSILSVHVEPFEKVKNLGTTKMFFGRFLTLATLSVLQTIIIILGNLFFIKTYTVDPVVLLIFSIYVGLVFMMIIYTLVSVFGNVGKALALIIMVLQVSASGGTFPIQLTPKFFQNVSPMLPFAYAIGGMREAEGGIIWSSLYYNIGILSIYFFISIIIAIFLKEKVNKKSEKFVNKMRESGLVGE, encoded by the coding sequence ATGAAAAAAATAATAACCAATACTCCTCTCATGATTATAATAGTGGGATTACTTTTGGTTCCAGCCTTATATGCTTGGATTAATATAATAGCTTCTTGGGACCCCTATGGTAATACCAAAGGTCTGTTAGTGGCAGCTGTAAACAATGATAAAGGTGCTGAAATTAAAAATATGGAAATTAATGTAGGTAAGGAAGTAATAGATAAATTAAAAGATAATCAAAGCATTGGCTGGACATTTGTTGAACAAAATGAAGCAGAAAATGGAGTGAGATATGGTAAATATTATGCAAGTATAACCATACCAGAAGATTTTTCAAGCAGCCTTCTTTCTGTTGCAGCAAATGGTGAACCTAATAGAGCTAAACTAATTTATTCTGTTAACGAAAAAATTAATGCCATTGCGCCAAAGATTACAAAAAGCGGACTAACCAGCTTACAAAGTGAAATAACCAAGTCTGTTACTGAAGAGGTAAGTAACACAATACTTAACTATATGAATGCCTATGGTACTGAGTTAGAGCAGATTAAACCTCAGTTGGAGAATTTTATAAATGTGGTAAGTGATATAGATACTAATCTTCCCCAAATTGGAGAAAGCATAAACAATGCTTATAATGGGGCTGTAAATATGAATAATTTTATAAAAAATATTCAAGGAAATATATACAATATAACAAATTTTCTAGATAATGCTCAAAATGTTATTAAAGCTAGTAATGATTTTTTTACTAAATTCAATAGTGCCATAAAAAATATCTCTCCATATATCAAATCTGATTTAGCAGGGATAAAAGCTAATGTAAATGGAGCAAAAGACAACCTTAACAGCTTTAAGAATTCTGTAGATACAGATGCTAAAGGAGCGCAGGAGGCTTTAAAGGCAGCTGATGCTAATGTGGAAAACGCAATATCTGTTATTAATAATGATATAAATATACTTCAATCTATAAATGATATTTTACATAGTGATTTACTTTCAAGTTTCATAAACAAAATGCAGAATATTAGAGATCAACTAGTACAAAATAAATTAAATATAGATAATCTTATAAAGACTCTAAGTAACGGTAGTAAAAATTTTTCTGATGCAGTAGCTTCTGTAATACAAAATATAGATAAAATATCTCAGTTTATGGATGATTCAATAGGGAATTTTGATAACACAATTTCTCCACAAATTAGTAGGTTAGTAAATAATACTACAGACATGGCAAATAATTCGTTAGGGCTTTTAGAAAGTGAAAAAAATACTATGCCTTTAATAAATAATTTACTAAAAGATGCTGACATTGGGACTGCTTTAGGAGAAGAACATATTAAAAGTATTAAAGATAAATTTCCACAGATTGAGGAGAGTATTCATGCTAATACGGAAAAGCTTAAAAATTTGAATGATGATGAAAAATTCAATGAGCTTGCGACTTTTTTGCAGAAGAATACAAAAAACGTAAGCAGCTTTTTAGCAGATCCAATTGAGTTAGTGCAAAATAGAGTATTTCCTATCCCTAATTATGGGTCAGCTATGGCTCCGTTTTACAGCACTCTTGCTATTTGGGTGGGAGGATTTACATTACTTTCTATATTATCGGTGCATGTAGAGCCATTTGAGAAGGTTAAAAATTTAGGAACAACAAAAATGTTTTTTGGGAGATTTTTAACTCTTGCTACACTCTCAGTGCTTCAAACTATTATTATTATTTTAGGAAATCTTTTTTTCATTAAAACTTATACGGTAGATCCAGTAGTGTTGTTAATATTTTCTATATATGTAGGTCTGGTATTTATGATGATTATCTATACACTGGTATCTGTATTTGGAAATGTCGGCAAGGCCTTAGCTTTGATTATAATGGTGCTTCAAGTTTCTGCATCAGGAGGAACCTTTCCAATACAGCTTACACCTAAATTTTTTCAAAATGTAAGTCCAATGCTGCCTTTTGCGTATGCTATAGGAGGAATGAGAGAGGCTGAAGGAGGAATTATTTGGAGTTCATTATATTATAATATAGGAATTTTATCTATATATTTTTTTATTTCAATAATAATTGCTATTTTTCTAAAGGAAAAGGTGAATAAAAAATCTGAAAAGTTCGTTAATAAGATGCGAGAAAGTGGATTGGTTGGAGAATAA
- a CDS encoding ABC transporter substrate-binding protein, translating to MKKIFTLIVIIGLIAIIGCDTNSSKITTTNIASVKDRLQTIKEKGTLTFVSADAPPFAYINPETNKLSGIDADIIAEIAKRLGINKIEEKKIKFADLLNQLNTDDSIDLAADGIYITPEREEIVSFTQPLYKESEVVIVPKASKINFKDDLKNAVVGTIRGTKFADLIQDWKKNNLVKNVLFFEDNTNLLNAINNGEIDAGVSDSALVEYSLKNNSFYLKILSDYTPEIHGLVGIAVKKSDITLLNNLNEKINEMKADGTLYAILVDNGLDKSNTIENQ from the coding sequence ATGAAAAAAATATTCACTTTAATTGTTATTATAGGTCTTATTGCAATAATTGGATGTGATACGAATAGTAGTAAAATTACAACAACCAATATTGCATCAGTAAAGGATAGATTACAAACAATAAAAGAAAAAGGGACACTAACTTTTGTTTCAGCAGATGCCCCGCCTTTTGCTTATATAAATCCTGAAACAAATAAGCTAAGTGGAATTGATGCTGATATCATAGCTGAAATTGCAAAGCGACTTGGAATTAATAAAATTGAAGAAAAGAAAATAAAATTTGCAGATCTATTAAACCAACTAAATACTGATGATAGTATAGATCTGGCAGCAGATGGAATATATATAACTCCTGAGCGTGAAGAGATAGTATCATTTACTCAGCCGCTATATAAGGAATCAGAAGTTGTTATTGTTCCAAAGGCTTCAAAAATTAATTTTAAGGATGATTTGAAAAATGCAGTGGTTGGAACTATAAGAGGTACGAAATTTGCGGATTTAATACAAGATTGGAAGAAAAATAACTTAGTAAAAAATGTGCTGTTTTTCGAAGATAATACTAATTTATTGAATGCTATAAATAATGGGGAAATTGATGCAGGTGTATCTGATTCAGCTTTGGTAGAATATTCTTTAAAAAACAATAGCTTCTATTTAAAGATATTAAGTGATTATACTCCTGAAATACATGGACTTGTAGGAATAGCAGTTAAAAAAAGCGATATCACATTATTAAATAATCTAAATGAAAAAATTAATGAGATGAAAGCAGATGGTACGTTGTATGCGATTCTTGTAGATAATGGATTAGATAAAAGTAATACGATTGAAAATCAATGA
- a CDS encoding YibE/F family protein yields MKVNLNWNSSIKICGKIIGPIAVLLIYIVMAVSFSSHTPIYNPYSSGAGGELHYEKGKVVSIDEQVINPSGFSELYIGRQIVNVLIESGQYEGQTFQVNNALNYDTNFVLHKGQDIVVSINTSTGDKSLVNVYMFAPSRVVPLLVLIGIFIGVMCLVGGWRGFHSILGIVFTLTTVLFIFIPLLFHGVSVVFATILLVIITSCVTLFLVGGFDRKSISAILGTVAGVIVSVIIMLIFSKLLGISGYTSTDADAMLNIASQTKLQVKDLLFTGIIIASLGAVMDIAISIATSINELKKQKEDATFKELFSSGMNIGRDMMGTMSNTLILAFLGESIFSFILMYSYQVQFRQLFNSNSIAIDILNAICGSLAVVLTVPIVAAIAAKLLQGSQSSYKAQDGELAENKEMTSTLKNGYALEMSRK; encoded by the coding sequence ATGAAGGTAAATTTAAATTGGAATTCATCTATAAAAATATGTGGTAAAATTATTGGACCTATTGCCGTTTTATTAATTTATATCGTAATGGCTGTGAGTTTTAGTTCACATACGCCGATTTATAATCCATATAGCTCAGGGGCTGGAGGAGAATTGCATTACGAAAAAGGTAAGGTTGTTTCAATCGATGAGCAGGTAATAAACCCTTCAGGTTTCTCCGAACTATATATTGGGAGACAAATTGTTAATGTGCTTATAGAAAGTGGACAATATGAAGGGCAGACTTTTCAAGTTAATAATGCTCTTAATTATGATACTAACTTTGTGCTTCATAAGGGGCAGGATATTGTAGTATCTATTAATACTTCTACTGGAGATAAATCACTGGTAAATGTTTATATGTTTGCTCCATCTAGAGTTGTTCCTTTACTTGTGCTTATAGGTATTTTTATTGGAGTAATGTGTTTAGTAGGAGGCTGGCGTGGTTTTCATTCTATACTAGGGATTGTATTTACTTTGACCACAGTTTTATTCATATTTATTCCACTACTTTTCCATGGAGTATCTGTGGTTTTTGCAACTATTTTACTTGTTATAATAACTTCCTGCGTGACCCTATTTTTAGTTGGAGGTTTTGACCGAAAAAGTATATCTGCCATATTAGGAACCGTAGCAGGTGTAATTGTATCAGTTATCATTATGCTTATTTTCAGTAAGCTTTTAGGCATATCTGGCTATACTTCTACAGATGCAGATGCAATGCTTAATATTGCAAGTCAAACTAAACTTCAAGTGAAGGATCTTCTGTTCACAGGAATTATAATTGCTTCACTGGGAGCTGTAATGGATATTGCTATTTCCATTGCTACCTCTATAAATGAGCTTAAGAAGCAAAAGGAAGATGCTACGTTTAAAGAATTATTTAGCTCAGGAATGAATATTGGGCGAGACATGATGGGAACTATGAGTAATACGCTTATTTTAGCATTTTTAGGGGAATCTATTTTCTCTTTCATTTTGATGTATTCTTATCAAGTACAGTTTAGGCAATTGTTTAATTCTAATAGTATTGCAATTGATATTCTTAATGCTATTTGTGGAAGTTTAGCAGTTGTTTTAACAGTGCCAATTGTAGCTGCTATTGCAGCAAAGCTACTTCAAGGAAGTCAAAGTTCTTATAAAGCGCAAGATGGAGAATTAGCAGAAAATAAGGAAATGACAAGTACTTTGAAAAATGGGTATGCTTTAGAAATGAGCAGAAAGTAA
- a CDS encoding HIT family protein: MSCKMCEKQKNIKDDPYFIMELETGYVILGWFQRFKGYTVFNCKEHGPELHNLEHSFKIKHLEEMSIVAEAVSNIFKPDKMNYELLGNGCSHIHWHLYPRVKGDTPIVSSVYQLSNEELFDESTRPNEEQREEMKEKIKNEIVRLLSR; encoded by the coding sequence ATGAGTTGTAAAATGTGTGAAAAGCAAAAAAATATTAAAGATGACCCATATTTTATTATGGAACTTGAAACAGGATATGTAATTTTAGGATGGTTCCAGAGGTTCAAGGGTTATACGGTTTTCAATTGTAAAGAGCATGGTCCTGAATTACACAATTTAGAGCATTCTTTTAAAATAAAACATCTTGAAGAAATGTCTATAGTAGCAGAAGCAGTTTCTAATATATTTAAGCCTGATAAGATGAATTATGAACTACTTGGAAATGGATGTTCTCATATTCATTGGCATTTATATCCGAGGGTGAAAGGTGATACTCCTATAGTTAGCTCGGTATATCAATTGTCAAATGAGGAATTGTTTGATGAATCTACAAGACCGAATGAGGAGCAGAGAGAAGAAATGAAAGAAAAGATTAAAAATGAAATTGTACGTCTACTTTCAAGATAA
- a CDS encoding CatA-like O-acetyltransferase: MLKKDTLEEYVIEATKAASNQKEYFTGPLGNDIFQFSPLPWISYTHISHTNSGKKDNATPLFDWGKYSEKDGKMMLPFSIQAHHSFVDGIHIGKLADLLQTYLNEY; encoded by the coding sequence ATGTTGAAGAAAGATACATTGGAGGAATATGTAATTGAGGCCACTAAGGCAGCTTCAAACCAAAAGGAGTACTTTACAGGTCCATTAGGTAATGATATATTTCAATTTTCACCTTTACCATGGATATCTTATACACATATTTCACATACTAATTCTGGTAAAAAGGATAATGCCACACCATTATTTGATTGGGGAAAATATTCCGAGAAAGATGGAAAAATGATGCTTCCATTTTCCATACAAGCACATCATTCATTTGTCGATGGAATACATATCGGAAAGTTAGCAGATCTATTACAGACTTATTTGAATGAATATTAA
- a CDS encoding antibiotic biosynthesis monooxygenase family protein produces MSITVNLYYSGINGNARKFAEEMENSGTAAAIRNEDGNEKYEYFFPMNDPETVLLIDSWRDQNAIDAHHASPMMTTIAHLRNKYDLHMKVERYVSDTVEVPSSDVKFIRE; encoded by the coding sequence GTGAGTATCACTGTAAATTTATACTATTCAGGAATAAACGGAAATGCCAGAAAATTTGCAGAAGAAATGGAAAACAGCGGTACTGCTGCCGCCATCCGTAACGAAGATGGAAATGAAAAATATGAATATTTCTTTCCGATGAATGATCCTGAAACAGTTTTACTTATCGATAGTTGGAGAGATCAGAATGCAATTGACGCCCATCATGCTTCACCAATGATGACAACTATTGCACATTTAAGAAACAAGTATGATCTGCACATGAAGGTTGAGCGATATGTTTCTGATACTGTAGAGGTTCCTTCTTCAGATGTAAAATTCATCAGGGAATAA
- the hisS gene encoding histidine--tRNA ligase: protein MKNNKVQPSILPGFMELLPKEQQIFRDMVRKITNVYEQNGFLEMDTPIIEKSEVLLAKSAGETEKQVYRFNRGSNDLSLRFDLTVPFARFSAQYFNELTFPFKRYQIGKVYRGERNQRGRYREFYQCDIDIIGNNKLSVNNDALVISMVSKGFKAIGLKDYKFQISNRKILSAILKDLEIINAIEVMGLIDKYDKIGKEEFLNSLVELVGQEKADVINKAININGSNEEIMKQLRELAMNSEEFEKGLEELSVVRNMLKIFGVEEDEYVINIKIIRGLDYYTGTVFETFLTGNEGYGSICSGGRYDNLAQNYTDNILPGVGISIGLTRLFFVLKEIGFLKDYKVEKSIEYLIIPIGDTLEYCAEVYNGLLRKGKYAEIYLEDDKLKKKLNYANKLGIPNVILIGEDEVLNKQVKIKDMVSGEETIVGAED from the coding sequence ATGAAAAATAATAAAGTACAACCAAGTATATTACCAGGCTTTATGGAGCTATTACCAAAGGAACAGCAAATATTTAGAGATATGGTGAGAAAGATAACTAATGTATATGAGCAAAATGGATTTTTAGAAATGGACACCCCAATTATTGAAAAATCTGAGGTGCTACTTGCAAAAAGTGCAGGTGAAACTGAAAAGCAAGTATATAGATTTAATAGGGGAAGTAATGATCTATCTTTGAGATTTGATTTAACTGTACCATTTGCTAGATTTTCAGCTCAATATTTCAATGAATTAACCTTTCCCTTTAAAAGATATCAAATTGGCAAAGTATATAGGGGAGAGAGAAATCAAAGAGGAAGATACAGAGAGTTTTATCAATGTGATATAGATATTATAGGAAATAATAAGCTTAGTGTTAATAATGATGCATTGGTAATTAGTATGGTATCTAAGGGGTTTAAGGCTATTGGTTTAAAAGACTATAAATTTCAAATAAGCAATAGAAAAATACTATCAGCTATCTTGAAAGATTTAGAAATTATAAATGCAATTGAAGTTATGGGGTTAATTGATAAGTACGACAAAATAGGAAAAGAAGAGTTCTTAAATTCACTGGTTGAACTAGTAGGGCAAGAAAAAGCTGATGTTATTAATAAGGCCATTAATATAAATGGAAGTAATGAAGAAATAATGAAACAATTAAGAGAATTAGCTATGAATTCAGAGGAGTTTGAAAAGGGACTTGAGGAACTTTCTGTAGTTAGAAATATGTTAAAGATTTTTGGAGTAGAGGAGGATGAGTATGTAATAAATATAAAAATTATAAGAGGCCTTGATTACTATACAGGAACGGTATTTGAAACTTTTTTAACAGGAAATGAAGGATATGGTTCAATATGTTCTGGTGGAAGATATGATAATTTAGCTCAAAATTATACAGATAATATTTTACCAGGTGTAGGAATATCTATTGGACTTACAAGGTTATTTTTTGTACTAAAAGAAATAGGCTTTTTAAAGGATTATAAGGTAGAAAAATCAATAGAATATTTAATCATACCAATTGGGGATACGCTAGAATATTGTGCAGAGGTTTATAATGGATTATTAAGGAAGGGGAAATATGCTGAAATATATCTTGAGGATGATAAATTAAAGAAAAAACTTAACTATGCTAATAAGTTAGGAATACCAAATGTAATACTAATTGGTGAAGATGAGGTTTTAAATAAACAAGTGAAAATTAAAGATATGGTTAGTGGAGAGGAAACAATAGTTGGCGCTGAGGATTGA
- a CDS encoding CatA-like O-acetyltransferase, protein MSNTYKEIDEKNWKRALHCQIFRNSIEPAFCVTFELDITNFLKKTKEKKLSFTMSLIYVVSKCANTIEEFRYRFVDEKIVLFNRIDTAFTYLNKETELFKVVNVEERYIGGICN, encoded by the coding sequence ATGTCAAATACTTATAAAGAGATTGACGAAAAAAATTGGAAGCGAGCATTGCATTGTCAGATATTTAGAAATAGTATTGAGCCAGCATTTTGCGTAACTTTTGAATTAGATATTACCAATTTTCTAAAAAAGACAAAAGAAAAGAAGCTTTCCTTTACTATGTCTCTTATCTATGTTGTTTCAAAATGTGCAAATACTATTGAAGAATTTAGATATCGTTTTGTAGACGAAAAAATTGTACTATTTAACCGAATAGATACTGCATTTACCTATTTGAATAAGGAAACAGAGTTATTTAAAGTTGTTAATGTTGAAGAAAGATACATTGGAGGAATATGTAATTGA